The following are from one region of the Salicibibacter kimchii genome:
- a CDS encoding helix-turn-helix domain-containing protein, with protein sequence MGLIHCNLRVLMAERGLNIQNVKDHTSLSRTTISNLANNYGSGIQFDTLLELCELLSCKPGDLLTYIEIEPEFEVITEKPDLDIEEDTHVVNEEGDGFDYVSEIKTFLDMRCDLIYEGGEHKLNFIVYVQYGIDADKHINKIDIGLYQSLHKQLDKYLIPHAKEYFLEELSEFLIGWGHDWFYGEEIEGITGLTVNYGHLS encoded by the coding sequence ATGGGGCTGATCCATTGTAATTTGAGGGTTTTGATGGCCGAACGAGGGTTAAACATACAAAATGTTAAAGACCATACTTCATTGTCCAGAACTACCATTTCTAATCTGGCCAATAACTATGGCTCTGGAATACAATTTGACACGTTGCTTGAATTGTGTGAACTTTTAAGTTGCAAACCTGGTGATTTATTAACTTATATTGAAATAGAACCTGAATTTGAAGTGATTACCGAAAAACCCGATCTTGATATTGAAGAAGATACACACGTAGTTAATGAAGAAGGAGATGGCTTTGATTACGTTTCTGAAATTAAAACCTTTTTGGACATGCGTTGCGACTTGATCTATGAAGGTGGGGAACACAAATTGAATTTTATAGTTTATGTTCAATACGGTATTGATGCTGATAAGCACATTAACAAGATAGATATAGGGTTATATCAAAGCCTCCATAAACAATTGGACAAATATTTGATCCCTCATGCTAAAGAGTATTTTCTTGAGGAATTAAGTGAATTTTTAATTGGCTGGGGTCATGATTGGTTTTATGGCGAAGAGATCGAAGGAATAACCGGTCTAACTGTCAATTATGGTCATTTATCTTAA
- a CDS encoding helix-turn-helix transcriptional regulator, translating to MITLKSQDKFNQKILKKGFSKRAFAKKCGVSESAFIQISNGKQSPRPETAKKICESLNHDFDDIFEIKEKEGV from the coding sequence TTGATCACATTAAAATCACAAGATAAATTTAATCAAAAAATTTTAAAGAAGGGATTTTCAAAACGAGCGTTTGCTAAAAAATGTGGGGTTTCTGAATCAGCTTTTATTCAAATTTCAAACGGCAAACAATCCCCCAGGCCTGAAACAGCAAAAAAAATTTGTGAGTCTTTAAATCATGATTTTGATGACATTTTTGAAATTAAAGAAAAAGAGGGGGTGTAA
- a CDS encoding helix-turn-helix domain-containing protein, producing the protein MLNINVDEKTVNQMMEKAIQEKVDELAWQKYFLTYNELSDYLNISKATIEDRLIKNGMRYYKVGTKYLFKRDEVDDFLDEMTYSMTATNNDIKFYKRVKGRTSA; encoded by the coding sequence ATTTTAAACATCAACGTTGACGAAAAGACCGTAAACCAAATGATGGAAAAGGCTATTCAAGAAAAGGTTGATGAACTAGCGTGGCAGAAATATTTCCTAACGTATAACGAACTGTCCGACTATCTGAACATCAGCAAAGCAACCATTGAGGATCGGCTTATTAAAAACGGGATGCGGTACTACAAAGTAGGAACCAAATATTTGTTTAAACGTGACGAGGTAGACGATTTTCTTGATGAAATGACTTACTCAATGACGGCCACAAATAATGACATTAAATTTTATAAGCGTGTGAAAGGGAGGACGAGCGCATGA
- a CDS encoding phage/plasmid primase, P4 family → MVTSIVTQDMDLRTLNIPQEMKDHKQWLLWNKEPKKDSDGNIKRDDQGNIKYTKVPKRPNVSNADKTNPDHYISFQEAVSAYENGGFSGIGFVFTENDPFVGIDLDDCFQDGELTEKAKKIVDSLASYTEVSQSGNGLHIIVDGPDIDGFNNQSEGVEMYSKVAYFAMTGDVLRDDLTDIEERHVQVLYIHDKYRTRPSKQTKPVNSRPQLDSDDHILIEARNASNGEKFKALFDDGDISGYPSKSEADLGLAGILSFWSKNIEQIERLMKRSALYRADKYDRSDYLRERTIPFSLSNTTEGYRKERDFALHVKNSAKVDLQKELKERRSKELALMEKAWKENDSQGRKPTTISPLRCAVVLQEYISFALFDLEENTKVAMYMPNEGIYTRNTTLIKRVISWLEPKHNSSKADDVIYYLTNMAEVREKTESRYLIPVENGIFNLKTKTLEPFSPDYVFTAKISTPYVEQPEPPVIDDWDVESWMNSIACDDPEIVHLLWQVINDSLNGNYSRKKSIFLVGEGNNGKGTFQELITNLIGSDNIATLKVNQFDEEFMLSALEGKTAVIGDDVPANVYIDDSSNFNSVVTGDRVQVNVKNKQPYNTVYKCSVIQSTNGMPKFRNKTNGTIRRIVIVPFNADFDGQQENENIKEDYIRDEQVLQYVLHRAINMDFKKFDIPAVSQNELEVFKQDNDPVLDFKVSVFDEWNIPKVPKYIVYGFYKDFCENNGYKALSDRQFNKQFKTYLGKDWDTESQGRFDDEYIGIYFHTMDLIRAGLELPDGANKKAYENVRAQAVQV, encoded by the coding sequence ATGGTTACTTCCATTGTAACACAAGATATGGATTTACGCACACTTAATATACCGCAAGAAATGAAAGATCATAAACAATGGTTACTGTGGAATAAGGAACCCAAAAAAGATAGTGACGGAAACATTAAGCGCGATGACCAAGGAAACATTAAATATACAAAGGTTCCTAAGCGTCCAAATGTATCGAATGCTGATAAAACAAACCCTGATCATTATATATCGTTTCAAGAAGCCGTAAGCGCATATGAAAACGGCGGTTTCTCCGGTATAGGTTTTGTTTTCACTGAAAATGATCCCTTTGTGGGCATCGACCTTGACGATTGCTTTCAAGATGGAGAACTCACAGAGAAGGCAAAGAAGATTGTGGATTCATTAGCCAGTTATACGGAAGTTTCCCAAAGCGGAAATGGCCTTCACATTATCGTTGATGGGCCGGATATTGACGGTTTCAACAATCAAAGTGAAGGCGTGGAAATGTACAGTAAAGTAGCCTACTTTGCTATGACTGGCGATGTTCTACGCGATGATTTAACGGATATTGAAGAACGGCATGTACAGGTTCTATATATTCACGATAAATACCGGACGCGACCAAGTAAGCAAACGAAGCCAGTTAATAGCAGACCACAGTTAGATTCAGACGATCACATTTTAATTGAAGCCCGTAATGCTTCTAATGGTGAAAAGTTTAAGGCTCTCTTTGACGATGGTGATATTAGTGGTTATCCGAGTAAATCAGAAGCCGATCTTGGACTAGCGGGTATATTATCATTTTGGTCAAAAAACATTGAGCAGATAGAACGTTTAATGAAACGGTCAGCGTTATACCGTGCGGATAAATATGATCGGTCTGATTATTTACGAGAACGGACAATTCCATTTTCCCTAAGCAATACCACGGAAGGATACCGAAAAGAAAGAGACTTTGCGTTACATGTGAAAAACTCAGCAAAGGTTGATCTACAAAAAGAATTAAAGGAAAGACGGTCTAAAGAGTTGGCTTTAATGGAAAAAGCGTGGAAAGAAAACGATAGCCAAGGCAGAAAGCCGACAACTATTTCCCCGTTGCGTTGTGCCGTCGTTTTGCAAGAATATATTAGTTTTGCTCTCTTTGACCTTGAAGAAAACACTAAGGTCGCTATGTATATGCCAAATGAAGGGATATATACAAGAAATACCACCTTAATCAAAAGGGTTATTTCATGGTTGGAACCTAAGCATAACAGCTCAAAAGCAGACGACGTGATTTATTATTTAACCAATATGGCAGAGGTCAGAGAAAAGACAGAATCAAGGTATTTAATACCAGTAGAGAATGGTATTTTCAACCTTAAAACAAAAACGCTGGAACCTTTTTCCCCTGATTATGTTTTCACAGCTAAAATCTCTACCCCTTATGTGGAACAGCCCGAACCTCCTGTGATTGACGATTGGGATGTTGAAAGTTGGATGAACTCAATAGCTTGTGACGATCCGGAGATTGTACACCTCTTATGGCAAGTAATAAATGATTCATTGAACGGTAACTATTCCCGAAAAAAATCTATTTTTCTTGTGGGAGAAGGAAATAACGGAAAAGGTACGTTCCAAGAATTGATTACCAATTTAATAGGATCGGACAATATTGCCACATTGAAAGTGAACCAATTTGATGAAGAATTTATGTTAAGCGCATTAGAAGGAAAAACGGCTGTTATTGGCGACGATGTTCCGGCTAACGTTTATATAGATGATTCATCTAATTTTAACAGTGTGGTTACTGGGGATCGTGTACAAGTGAATGTGAAGAATAAACAGCCTTACAACACGGTTTATAAATGTAGCGTGATCCAATCTACAAACGGTATGCCGAAGTTTAGGAATAAAACCAATGGAACGATTCGACGAATTGTGATTGTACCGTTCAATGCTGATTTTGACGGTCAACAAGAAAATGAAAACATCAAAGAAGATTATATTCGTGATGAACAGGTTCTTCAATACGTTTTGCATAGAGCCATCAATATGGACTTTAAAAAGTTTGATATTCCGGCAGTTTCACAGAATGAATTAGAAGTGTTTAAACAGGATAATGACCCGGTGCTCGATTTTAAAGTCTCCGTATTTGACGAGTGGAATATACCAAAAGTTCCTAAGTATATTGTTTATGGATTCTACAAGGATTTTTGCGAGAACAATGGATATAAAGCGTTGTCTGATAGGCAATTTAATAAACAGTTTAAGACGTATTTAGGGAAAGATTGGGATACGGAATCTCAAGGAAGGTTTGATGATGAGTATATTGGAATTTATTTTCACACGATGGATTTAATACGAGCAGGTTTAGAGCTTCCTGACGGGGCGAACAAAAAAGCATATGAGAACGTAAGGGCTCAAGCAGTGCAAGTGTAA